One segment of Sinorhizobium sp. BG8 DNA contains the following:
- a CDS encoding AtpZ/AtpI family protein: MAEDRKESLEERMKRLDAELAKRRTDDKLADAAEERAADSRKGYAVAMKLSSEFVAAIIVGALLGYLLDRFAGTGPWGMIVLLLLGFCAGVLNVLRSAGKVASPHPMDRMAGRRDGNGKSEDGA; the protein is encoded by the coding sequence ATGGCGGAGGACCGCAAGGAAAGTCTGGAAGAGAGAATGAAGCGCCTCGATGCCGAGCTGGCGAAGAGGCGTACCGACGACAAGTTAGCCGACGCCGCCGAAGAGCGAGCAGCCGACAGCCGGAAGGGTTATGCGGTCGCCATGAAGCTCTCAAGCGAGTTTGTCGCCGCAATCATCGTCGGTGCCCTTCTGGGCTATCTTTTGGACCGTTTTGCGGGTACAGGGCCGTGGGGCATGATCGTGCTCCTGCTCCTGGGTTTTTGTGCAGGCGTGCTGAACGTGCTGAGGTCCGCCGGAAAGGTGGCCTCGCCGCATCCGATGGACAGGATGGCGGGACGGCGCGACGGAAATGGTAAGAGCGAGGATGGCGCGTAA
- a CDS encoding F0F1 ATP synthase subunit A, protein MSNDPTHQFLVNKIVPIEVGGIDFSFTNASLFMVASAAVAAGFLYMTTSQRGLIPGRMQSVSEMSYEFIAKMLREGAGSHGMKFFPMVFSLFMFILTANLLGMMPYFFTVTSQIIVTFALALFVIGTVVVYGFFKHGFGFLKLFVPHGVPGALLPLVIAIEIISFLSRPISLSVRLFANMLAGHITLKVFAGFVASLGALGALGVGGAVLPLIMTVALTGLEFLVAFLQAYVFAVLTCMYLNDAIHPGSH, encoded by the coding sequence GTGTCAAACGATCCGACCCATCAGTTCCTGGTCAACAAGATTGTTCCCATCGAAGTTGGTGGAATCGATTTCTCCTTCACCAACGCGTCGCTCTTCATGGTCGCATCCGCGGCCGTTGCCGCTGGCTTCCTCTACATGACGACGTCGCAGCGCGGGCTGATCCCCGGCCGCATGCAGTCCGTCTCCGAAATGTCCTACGAGTTCATTGCCAAGATGCTGCGCGAAGGCGCCGGCAGCCACGGCATGAAATTCTTCCCGATGGTCTTCTCGCTGTTCATGTTCATCCTGACTGCGAACCTGCTCGGGATGATGCCCTACTTTTTCACAGTCACGAGCCAGATCATCGTCACCTTCGCGCTGGCGCTCTTCGTCATCGGCACCGTGGTGGTCTACGGCTTCTTCAAGCACGGCTTCGGCTTCCTGAAGCTCTTCGTGCCGCATGGCGTTCCGGGCGCGCTGCTCCCGCTCGTCATTGCGATCGAAATCATTTCGTTCCTCTCCCGCCCGATCAGCCTCTCCGTTCGTCTTTTCGCGAACATGCTGGCCGGTCACATCACGCTCAAGGTGTTCGCAGGCTTCGTTGCCTCGCTCGGAGCCCTTGGCGCGCTCGGCGTGGGCGGTGCAGTTCTCCCCCTCATCATGACGGTCGCCCTGACCGGTCTCGAGTTCCTCGTGGCATTCCTGCAGGCATACGTTTTTGCGGTACTGACGTGCATGTACCTCAACGACGCGATCCACCCCGGCAGCCACTAA
- a CDS encoding F0F1 ATP synthase subunit C: MEAEAAKFIGAGLACFGMAGTALGLGNIFGNYLAGALRNPSAADGQFGRLVFGFAVTEALGIFSLLIALLLLFAV; this comes from the coding sequence ATGGAAGCGGAAGCAGCAAAGTTCATCGGTGCAGGTCTGGCTTGCTTTGGTATGGCCGGTACGGCTCTCGGCCTCGGCAACATCTTCGGCAACTACCTTGCCGGCGCTCTGCGCAATCCGTCTGCCGCTGACGGCCAGTTCGGCCGCCTCGTATTCGGCTTCGCCGTTACGGAAGCTCTGGGCATCTTCTCGCTGCTCATCGCTCTCCTCCTCCTCTTCGCCGTCTAA
- a CDS encoding F0F1 ATP synthase subunit B: MSATPALAESTPIKIAQAETTTETHDAAPAGEVHTETGVPHGEEHATGVFPPFDQSTFASQLLWLAITFGVFYLIMSKIVIPRIGGILENRHDRIAQDLDEASRLKAEADAAIATYEQELSAAKSKGHAIAADARDSAKARADAERAKIETSLHEKIAAAETRIADIKSKALADVGSIAEETAAAVVESLIGGKVAKADISSAVKSAAAE; this comes from the coding sequence ATGTCTGCGACCCCGGCTCTGGCCGAGTCCACCCCTATCAAGATCGCTCAGGCTGAGACGACGACGGAAACGCACGACGCCGCTCCTGCGGGCGAGGTGCATACCGAAACCGGTGTCCCGCACGGCGAAGAACACGCGACCGGCGTCTTCCCGCCTTTCGACCAATCCACATTTGCTTCGCAGCTCCTCTGGCTGGCGATCACCTTCGGCGTCTTCTACCTGATCATGTCGAAGATCGTCATTCCGCGTATCGGCGGAATTCTGGAGAACCGCCACGACCGTATTGCTCAGGATCTCGACGAAGCGTCCCGTCTGAAGGCTGAAGCCGACGCCGCGATCGCGACATACGAGCAGGAACTCTCGGCCGCCAAGTCCAAGGGTCATGCTATCGCCGCTGATGCGCGCGACAGCGCCAAGGCTCGTGCCGACGCTGAACGTGCCAAGATCGAAACCTCGCTCCACGAGAAGATCGCGGCTGCTGAAACCCGGATCGCCGACATCAAGTCGAAGGCCCTGGCAGATGTTGGCTCGATCGCCGAGGAAACGGCAGCGGCTGTTGTCGAAAGCCTCATCGGCGGCAAGGTCGCCAAGGCGGACATCTCGTCTGCCGTCAAGTCGGCCGCGGCAGAGTAA
- a CDS encoding F0F1 ATP synthase subunit B gives MAFDATFFAFVGLVLFLALIVYLKVPGMMAKSLDARADKIGNELAEAKRLREEAQHLLAEYQRKRKDAEAEAASIVAAAEREAEMLTAEAKQKTEEYVTRRTALSEQKIKQAEADAINAVRSAAVDLAIAAAESVIVAKSDAETGKALFDKAIGEVKSRLN, from the coding sequence ATGGCATTTGATGCAACTTTCTTTGCATTCGTCGGTCTCGTACTCTTTCTCGCCCTGATCGTTTACCTGAAGGTGCCGGGCATGATGGCGAAGTCGCTTGACGCGCGCGCCGACAAGATCGGCAACGAGCTGGCGGAAGCCAAGCGCCTGCGTGAAGAGGCCCAGCACCTGCTGGCCGAATACCAGCGCAAGCGCAAGGACGCCGAAGCCGAGGCTGCAAGCATTGTCGCTGCCGCCGAGCGCGAAGCGGAAATGCTGACCGCCGAGGCCAAGCAGAAGACCGAGGAATACGTCACCCGTCGCACTGCTCTTTCCGAGCAGAAGATCAAGCAGGCCGAAGCGGACGCGATCAATGCAGTTCGCTCCGCAGCGGTTGATCTCGCCATTGCGGCTGCCGAAAGCGTCATTGTCGCCAAGAGCGATGCCGAGACCGGCAAGGCTCTGTTCGACAAGGCGATCGGTGAGGTCAAGTCTCGTCTGAACTGA
- a CDS encoding ribonuclease HII, which yields MCEFRRMSRRASSDSRLLFDLPSGPDFEMELSAMKSGLWPVAGTDEAGRGPLAGPVVAAAVILDPDNIPDGLHDSKQLTAEIRESLFSMILASSIVSVASSGARHIDRTDIRKASLDAMCRAVAGLEVTPKLVLADGRDVPPGLSCDGRAVVKGDARSLSISAASIVAKVVRDRMMARADATHPGYGFAVHAGYATAVHRQAITTLGACSIHRMSFRPFKTDDDDILHAAAEGELPIDL from the coding sequence ATGTGCGAGTTTCGCCGCATGTCTCGACGCGCATCCTCCGATTCCCGCCTCCTTTTCGACCTGCCCTCAGGGCCGGACTTCGAGATGGAACTCTCTGCAATGAAATCCGGGCTGTGGCCGGTGGCGGGAACCGACGAGGCCGGCCGCGGACCGCTTGCGGGCCCTGTCGTCGCCGCGGCCGTGATTCTCGATCCCGACAACATTCCAGATGGCCTGCACGATTCGAAGCAACTGACGGCCGAGATCCGGGAGAGCCTGTTTTCTATGATCCTGGCCTCCTCGATTGTCTCAGTCGCTTCCAGTGGTGCGCGCCATATCGACCGCACGGATATCCGCAAGGCTAGCCTCGACGCCATGTGCCGGGCCGTTGCGGGGCTGGAAGTGACACCAAAGCTGGTGCTCGCCGACGGACGCGACGTTCCTCCGGGACTCTCCTGCGACGGGCGGGCCGTGGTGAAGGGGGACGCCCGGTCGCTCTCCATCTCGGCAGCCTCGATCGTCGCCAAGGTCGTGCGCGACCGGATGATGGCGCGCGCGGATGCCACTCACCCCGGATACGGCTTCGCTGTTCACGCCGGCTACGCCACTGCGGTCCATCGCCAGGCGATCACGACACTCGGCGCCTGCTCCATTCACCGTATGAGCTTCCGTCCCTTCAAGACGGACGACGATGACATCCTGCACGCCGCGGCAGAAGGTGAACTGCCGATCGATCTTTGA